The following are encoded together in the Anoplopoma fimbria isolate UVic2021 breed Golden Eagle Sablefish chromosome 9, Afim_UVic_2022, whole genome shotgun sequence genome:
- the pecam1b gene encoding platelet endothelial cell adhesion molecule isoform X6, whose amino-acid sequence MILLLLLTSTLLSSYFHPGRVVDAQSTFTIRTINLSIEPSNDVTRDTNVTLRCQATVWSNVPGALSRKYTIYKDGNAIHTKSCSTSEDLVYPLSEVRVSNYGKYTCKINIKEEQLTSVAKKLTVTGQSKPVIHLNKNEVSEGEAITARCTAPGETGSIFFYFYKDATEIMEKQANSSHAEVQLHVSSVGKHKIHCTYTVLVTPESFKSEESNTLTVSVTELPITAVLEILPQSRIYEGDQLYISCSIRSGMRGFQNTDVYLSQGDQLLSSGHTKVNHSKVALAKDPGKFECTLHMGKVRKSDTKTISVTELFSVPTLTVSPAEVFHREYMTLSCKSESSASERLARGELTYTLEPLGNRLINKGPGIFSGNTPPNDLNYTCVARAKGIMKHSETLTIRPKTSVSSPKISVVGRAVLGQPFKILCQSDNGSLPINYTLLWGYDQLNTTVVKQPSQQALFTVSITKPDEISKYMCEAKNRHKEALRSRRLNATVIVPLTSPFLTVIPDLPEISEGVDLILICGVQGTPPVTFKFYRVGNDLPLYTTTSNRNHTDYPVHGLSKEQSGIYYCEAVNHARNVVYSDPVTIEVRMALWKKVVIGGFCLLALSVLAVVCVLCFRSKRGKRRPTAELSVRSANL is encoded by the exons ATGATCCTCCTACTACTGCTCACCTCCACGCTCCTGTCCAGCT ACTTCCATCCAGGGAGAGTGGTGGACGCACAGAGCA CTTTCACAATAAGAACCATCAACCTGTCCATCGAGCCCAGTAATGACGTGACCCGGGACACCAATGTGACGCTGAGATGCCAGGCCACTGTCTGGAGCAATGTGCCGGGGGCGCTGAGTCGTAAGTACACTATATACAAGGACGGCAACGCCATCCACACCAAGAGCTGCAGCACCTCGGAGGATCTGGTGTACCCtctgtcagaggtcagagtctCCAACTACGGCAAATACACGTGCAAGATCAACATCAAAGAGGAACAGTTGACCAGCGTAGCCAAGAAACTCACAGTAACAG GCCAGTCAAAGCCAGTTATCCACCTTAACAAGAATGAGGTCAGTGAAGGGGAGGCGATAACGGCCAGGTGTACAGCGCCTGGTGAGACAGGCTCCATATTCTTCTACTTCTACAAGGACGCCACAGAGATCATGGAAAAACAGGCCAACTCTAGCCATGCAGAGGTTCAGCTACATGTCAGCAGCGTTGGCAAACACAAAATCCACTGTACCTATACTGTCCTCGTTACGCCAGAGTCCTTCAAGTCCGAGGAAAGCAACACTCTCACTGTTTCAGTCACAG AGCTTCCTATCACAGCAGTTTTGGAGATCTTACCCCAGTCCAGGATCTATGAAGGAGACCAACTCTACATCTCGTGTAGCATCAGAAGTGGTATGCGCGGCTTTCAAAATACCGATGTCTACCTGAGCCAGGGGGACCAGCTCCTCAGCAGCGGACACACCAAGGTCAACCACAGCAAGGTGGCCCTGGCCAAGGACCCTGGGAAGTTTGAGTGCACATTACATATGGGAAAAGTAAGGAAATCCGACACAAAGACGATTTCAGTGACTG AGCTGTTTTCGGTGCCCACTCTCACCGTGTCTCCTGCTGAAGTCTTTCATAGGGAATATATGACATTATCCTGTAAAAGTGAGAGCTCTGCCTCTGAAAGACTCGCCAGGGGAGAGTTGACTTACACTCTTGAGCCACTGGGAAACCGACTGATTAACAAAGGCCCTGGAATATTTTCTGGCAATACCCCACCGAATGATTTGAACTATACCTGTGTAGCTCGAGCCAAGGGCATCATGAAGCACAGTGAAACCCTGACTATCCGTCCTAAAA cttctgtctcctctccaaaGATCTCGGTGGTTGGCAGAGCAGTCCTAGGACAGCCCTTCAAGATCCTCTGTCAGTCGGACAATGGCAGCCTGCCTATAAACTACACCCTGCTGTGGGGGTACGACCAACTGAACACTACCGTTGTCAAGCAGCCTTCTCAACAAGCTTTGTTCACAGTCAGCATCACGAAGCCTGATGAAATAAGCAAGTACATGTGCGAGGCAAAGAATCGCCACAAGGAAGCCCTGCGCAGTAGAAGACTCAACGCTACAGTCATAG TGCCTCTGACCTCCCCATTTCTAACTGTCATCCCAGACCTACCAGAAATATCTGAGGGAGTTGATCTCATCCTCATATGTGGTGTTCAAGGCACTCCACCGGTCACCTTTAAGTTTTACCGTGTTGGCAACGACCTGCCGCTGTACACCACCACCTCCAACAGGAACCACACAGACTACCCGGTCCACGGTTTGTCTAAAGAGCAAAGCGGGATATACTACTGCGAGGCTGTCAACCACGCCAGAAATGTCGTCTACAGTGACCCGGTCACCATAGAGG
- the pecam1b gene encoding platelet endothelial cell adhesion molecule isoform X5: MILLLLLTSTLLSSYFHPGRVVDAQSTFTIRTINLSIEPSNDVTRDTNVTLRCQATVWSNVPGALSRKYTIYKDGNAIHTKSCSTSEDLVYPLSEVRVSNYGKYTCKINIKEEQLTSVAKKLTVTGQSKPVIHLNKNEVSEGEAITARCTAPGETGSIFFYFYKDATEIMEKQANSSHAEVQLHVSSVGKHKIHCTYTVLVTPESFKSEESNTLTVSVTELPITAVLEILPQSRIYEGDQLYISCSIRSGMRGFQNTDVYLSQGDQLLSSGHTKVNHSKVALAKDPGKFECTLHMGKVRKSDTKTISVTELFSVPTLTVSPAEVFHREYMTLSCKSESSASERLARGELTYTLEPLGNRLINKGPGIFSGNTPPNDLNYTCVARAKGIMKHSETLTIRPKTSVSSPKISVVGRAVLGQPFKILCQSDNGSLPINYTLLWGYDQLNTTVVKQPSQQALFTVSITKPDEISKYMCEAKNRHKEALRSRRLNATVIVPLTSPFLTVIPDLPEISEGVDLILICGVQGTPPVTFKFYRVGNDLPLYTTTSNRNHTDYPVHGLSKEQSGIYYCEAVNHARNVVYSDPVTIEVRMALWKKVVIGGFCLLALSVLAVVCVLCFRSKRGKRRPTAELSVLRALNQMTR, from the exons ATGATCCTCCTACTACTGCTCACCTCCACGCTCCTGTCCAGCT ACTTCCATCCAGGGAGAGTGGTGGACGCACAGAGCA CTTTCACAATAAGAACCATCAACCTGTCCATCGAGCCCAGTAATGACGTGACCCGGGACACCAATGTGACGCTGAGATGCCAGGCCACTGTCTGGAGCAATGTGCCGGGGGCGCTGAGTCGTAAGTACACTATATACAAGGACGGCAACGCCATCCACACCAAGAGCTGCAGCACCTCGGAGGATCTGGTGTACCCtctgtcagaggtcagagtctCCAACTACGGCAAATACACGTGCAAGATCAACATCAAAGAGGAACAGTTGACCAGCGTAGCCAAGAAACTCACAGTAACAG GCCAGTCAAAGCCAGTTATCCACCTTAACAAGAATGAGGTCAGTGAAGGGGAGGCGATAACGGCCAGGTGTACAGCGCCTGGTGAGACAGGCTCCATATTCTTCTACTTCTACAAGGACGCCACAGAGATCATGGAAAAACAGGCCAACTCTAGCCATGCAGAGGTTCAGCTACATGTCAGCAGCGTTGGCAAACACAAAATCCACTGTACCTATACTGTCCTCGTTACGCCAGAGTCCTTCAAGTCCGAGGAAAGCAACACTCTCACTGTTTCAGTCACAG AGCTTCCTATCACAGCAGTTTTGGAGATCTTACCCCAGTCCAGGATCTATGAAGGAGACCAACTCTACATCTCGTGTAGCATCAGAAGTGGTATGCGCGGCTTTCAAAATACCGATGTCTACCTGAGCCAGGGGGACCAGCTCCTCAGCAGCGGACACACCAAGGTCAACCACAGCAAGGTGGCCCTGGCCAAGGACCCTGGGAAGTTTGAGTGCACATTACATATGGGAAAAGTAAGGAAATCCGACACAAAGACGATTTCAGTGACTG AGCTGTTTTCGGTGCCCACTCTCACCGTGTCTCCTGCTGAAGTCTTTCATAGGGAATATATGACATTATCCTGTAAAAGTGAGAGCTCTGCCTCTGAAAGACTCGCCAGGGGAGAGTTGACTTACACTCTTGAGCCACTGGGAAACCGACTGATTAACAAAGGCCCTGGAATATTTTCTGGCAATACCCCACCGAATGATTTGAACTATACCTGTGTAGCTCGAGCCAAGGGCATCATGAAGCACAGTGAAACCCTGACTATCCGTCCTAAAA cttctgtctcctctccaaaGATCTCGGTGGTTGGCAGAGCAGTCCTAGGACAGCCCTTCAAGATCCTCTGTCAGTCGGACAATGGCAGCCTGCCTATAAACTACACCCTGCTGTGGGGGTACGACCAACTGAACACTACCGTTGTCAAGCAGCCTTCTCAACAAGCTTTGTTCACAGTCAGCATCACGAAGCCTGATGAAATAAGCAAGTACATGTGCGAGGCAAAGAATCGCCACAAGGAAGCCCTGCGCAGTAGAAGACTCAACGCTACAGTCATAG TGCCTCTGACCTCCCCATTTCTAACTGTCATCCCAGACCTACCAGAAATATCTGAGGGAGTTGATCTCATCCTCATATGTGGTGTTCAAGGCACTCCACCGGTCACCTTTAAGTTTTACCGTGTTGGCAACGACCTGCCGCTGTACACCACCACCTCCAACAGGAACCACACAGACTACCCGGTCCACGGTTTGTCTAAAGAGCAAAGCGGGATATACTACTGCGAGGCTGTCAACCACGCCAGAAATGTCGTCTACAGTGACCCGGTCACCATAGAGG